The window AAAATTACTCCTACCAAGCAGCCGCACTTGTTTTGACAAGGTGTAACGAAGTTCAGCTTTAAAGGCGTAAGTACCAGAGAGCTGCCTGTCACTGAATTACACTGACGTGAGCCTCTCTTACTGGGCAAGAGCGTTAAGATTGTTCTTTTGTTTTGGCAGAATATCGTCTCTAATCTTACCCCAGGCAGATAATGTACTGCCGATTCCTATGTAAACTTCCGATGAATACTTCTGAATTTAGAAATAGTGTAGGCTTAAAACTGTAAATGGATGTAACAAAAACAGCAATCAGGGACAAGAATCCGGAAATGCGAAACAAAACTTAAGTTGATGCGTCCGTAGTGCTATACATGTTGCTTGAGTTTGAATGAGTCCAAGAATTCTTGTATTGCCTTTGTTTAGCAAGCGAATAAGGAAATCTACCATGAATCTAATCCGTGAAATTGCCCAACAAGCACTGACAACCGGCTATCTGACGGTAGAAGCCGAAAACCAACTACGCCAGCTTCTAGCTAAGAAGTATGAGTGGGAAGACTTTAGAGCGTTTATCAGATTACAACAGGAGGCGATGGAAGGCCGAGTGAGGCAAGAGTCTCGTGAACTTTTATACTCTGGAGAGCTTTCGGGTGACGGTGTCAATCAAGAAGTTGCGCTTGCTTCTTAAGGTAAAATCTGTGTTAATCAGCCCTTTAGGGCAATGGCGATCCAGAAGTGTGCTGCTGCGACCGTAGAGTCAATCAAGTTAATCTTCCATACATATCTGTCTGTTTGATGTTCTGTCTTAGATGAACCTACCTAAGAAGCCATAACTTGGAGCTATCCCTTGAGTAGCACGCCCTCCGTTTTGCTGGTATCGTTCGCGTCACGTCTCCAAGAGAAAGAAATGGCTTCTTGCCCATGAGGTAGGTGATTGGCTTGCCGCCGCGATTGCACAATAGCCACGTTGATTTTATTTATTCCAGAACAGATGGCACCGAATTAAACGACCACACTAATATACAAATTACATCGAGAACACAGTCTGTAGATGTGGGTCACAGGAGAATATGATGATTAAAGTTACAGTGGAGAAAAGCTCCCTAAACTCCAGTGGTCGATCTTTCTATCCTGATCAAGACGTTTGTTGCGGTGTTTGTCCTCGTTGATGCTTTGGGCAATGTCCCGATTTTATTGGTTCTGACGAAGGGCATGGAACCTGAGGAAAGACACAATGTAGTCGATCGAGCCATGACGATAGCGACATCGGTTCTGCTAGCCTTTGCCTTTGCAGGTCAATGGGTTTTGAAGTATTTAGATATCAGTATGGGGTCTTTGCGAGTAGCTGGGGGGCTACTCTTACTGATCATTGCTTTACGGATGTTAGAGGGAGAAATGGATACACCGATGGTTGAACAGGGACGTGATGTTGCCATTACTCCATTGGCTTTGCCTTTGTTAGCCGGACCTGGAACACTCACCACTGTCATGCTATTGATGTCTGAATCGCCTACAGCTCATTTGAGTGTAGTGATTGGTATTGTTGCTGCTATGCTGGTAAGCTGGCTAATTGTACGTTTGGCCGGTCGAATTGATGCTTGGATTGGCCCAGAAGGTGCGTTGATTATTATTAAACTTCTAGGTTTTCTGTTGGCAGCCTTGGCAGTGGAAATCGGCAGTGCTGGAATTCGTGAACTTTTTCTGAGCTGAAAATGAATTACCCGAAAAATAACTAAGATACCCAGATTTGCTATTAAGACTCTGGATATCCTAGTGAAGCTATAATCCTACAAGCCTTATCAGATATGGATTTGCTAAAAGCCCGTGACGAGGATTGAACTCGTGACCTCACCCTTACCAAGGGTGTGCTCTACCACTGAGCTACACGGGCGTTGGAGAAGTAAAAGGTAAGAGAAAAACTTTATTTGTTTTCTTTTTTCCTTTTACTTGTGTGGGAGTGGGCCGGGCTGGATTTGAACCAGCGTAGGCGTAGCCAGCGGATTTACAGTCCGCCCCCATTAACCACTCGGGCACCGACCCATTTTCGCCCACGAATATTGATAATAGCACAAGTCTTGTCGAATACCAAGAATTTTTTTTGAATCCAGAATTTTCGTCAGCTTTGCCTCCCAAGAGGCAGTCAGGAGAACTTTTAGGGGCGACCCTAGATAGAATCCCACATCACAGCGTCGCTTTCCGTGGGCGTGTCACATTAAGTTAATTGATTGACAGCCGCGATAACTTGCTGGGAAATAAAGGGAAGAATGGCTCGATTTTTGCTGTGAGCTTTGCCTTCAGTAAAGACGACTAACAGGTAGGGACTTAGGGAAGGAATCTCAATATAGGCGGCGTCGTGGCGTACCTGAGAAGTCCAACCGGCTTTAGACCAAAGTTGAGCGTCTTGGGGAAGGGCTTCACCCAAAAATCCTGTAACTTGATTTTCTTCGTCTGGCGCTAAATTACCTGAGTTGAGGTTACGTTGCATTAAACTCATCATGGCCTGCGATCGCACAGAAGAAACCGCCACCCCCCCAATAATGCTGTGCAATAGCCGCGCCGTAGCCTCAGTCGTCAGCATATTGCGATTTTCCATCATTTCTCCCAAAAACGCCCGTTCCCGCCCATAGGAGCCATCTCCCCAGGTTTTTTGGTTCACATTGATCGATTCCAGTTCTTGCCACCCTAGAGATTGAAAGTAACGATTGACAATATTGCGCTGGAACTTCCAGGTTTCAAAGGGACCATTGGGCAACTCTGGGCCGCTGGTGGTGCCGCTCAAGATATCAACGACTAAGCTTGTGGCATCATTACTGGAATCAACAATCATATCCCGCATAGCTCTGTCCAACTCAGTCGAGGGGGGAGTCATGCCGCTTTCTAACCATTCCGCGATCGCAACCAAGTAGAAGAGTTTTACCACACTGGCGGGGTAAATTCGCTCCACACCTCGATAGCTAAAACCTCGGACTTGGTGTTTCCAGAATTCCTCTGCTGAAAGGGCACCCCCCGTATTGACAGGCACGGGTGGGTCGTAGACAATCCAAGTCAGCGCAAGTTGATGGCGAGCAAGTCCTGGAAACTCAGCCCAAGTGGCTTCAAGGATTTCAGTACCGAGTTTTTCTAGTGGTTCGTCTTTCCGGAAAAAGGTCATTAGTGGCAGTTGAGTGATTAGAAATGGTGTTTAGACTTTGGAATTTTGCCGTTTAAGGTTAAAGTCTTTCCCAGATTACTGCTTATCTATCACGAATAACTCAAATGACTCATGACTCCTCGTATCAAGCTGATGAGTACTGCTGCCTTGTTAATCTAAACCTGTATGATTCTCCTAGCTGCCAGGGTTTGGCAACCCAGGCGGCTGTAGGGCGTCACTTGCAGATTGTGTCAAAAAATTCTGTCGAGGAGGCGTTAGAGGTGCGTTTGTGTGAAGATGGCTATTGTGCTTGGTTGCCCGTGCAGGAGTTTGCTGGACTGGAGCAGGCGCAAACGAGGTATCGTGCGATCGCACTTTCTCCAGAGCAAATTCAAGAACGTATTCCCGCTATTATTGCCTTTACAAAAGCGGCGATGCAACAACCGAACTACTACCTCTGGGGCGGTACGGTAGGGCCAAATTACGATTGTTCGGGATTGATCCAGGCGGCATTTGCGGCATCGGGAATTTGGCTACCCAGAGACTCTTATCAGCAAGCTGATTTTACCCATGAAATTGAGTTTAAAGAACTGCGTACAGGGGATTTGGTTTTCTTCGCCAAAGCTGAGCGAGTGAGTCATGTGGGATTACATTTAGGTGATGGATATTACATCCATAGTTCGGGTCAAGAAACAGGACGCAATGGGATTGCTGTTGACTGCCTATCAGAAGACGGAGATGAGATAGCGCGATCGTATTTTCGGCAGTTTTTTAAGGCGGGGAGAGTGGTTGCTAGTTATCAGAATAGGGATTAGGTTTTTCTGGTTCTTCTTTCTATTTTTCGTCAGGCATCAACGGAGGAACTACCGATGAGCGTTACTATTCCCATTCGTGCTATTGAACTGACTCCGGGTAGCATGATTAGCATTCATAACCTTTCTTGGCAGGATTTTGAACAACTTCTTGCTGAACTGGGAGAACAGCACAACACCCGCCTAGCGTATTACCGAGGAACTCTTGAAATTATGTCTCCTCTGGCATTACATGTTAGCGAAGCTTGGCCGAAGGGCATAAGACCTCATCGAATTATTGCTGATCTTGTCAAAGCTATCTTGGATTTCCAAGGGCGAGATTGGGAAGATTTTGGTTCAACGACTTTGAAGCAACCCGAAGTTGCCGGAGTTGAACCTGATACCTGCTTTTACATCCAGAATGCCGGTCGTGTTCGAGGCTGTACCGACATGGATTTGGCGGTTTATCCACCCCCCGATCTTGCCATCGAGTCTGATGTCACTTCAAAGACTACTCTGGATGCTTATGAAAGTTTGCGTGTTCCGGAAGTGTGGATTTATCGGAATCGCCAACTCAAGATTTACATCCTTCAGAAGGGTGACTACACTGAATCATCCGTCAGCCACATTTTTCCCAAGCTGCCCATCATCCAAATGATTCCCCAATTGGTGCAAAAAGCAATTGATGAGGGAACCAGTCGGATGCTGCGCGAACTGAAAATACAACTAGATGAATGAAAAGCTCCACAAACCAGGTTAGTTAACCAAGGCTTCTACATTCTGTCGGAAAGCCATTAAGGCTTGTTTCCCCGGATAGTCTTTTATAGACAAAAAGATAGCATCAGATACTTCTTGTGAGACTATGGCCTTGATTTCAATATTGGTATTGTAGCCTGCCATATCTCCCATGCGTTTGCCGTGGCTACCTTCACCTTGTACTTGATTAACGGTATAGCCGCTTACGCTATAGCTTTTCAACAACTGGACAAGAGCATCTTTTAGTACTGTTTCAGCAATAACAGTGAGTAGGACGGCGGATTGAACTGGGGCGGCTTCAGAGGGCATGGGGAACTCCACAGAATAGGTTTGGGGTTATCGAGGTAGTTGAGAGGGGTTTGCTGCCAAAATGGTATTGTCAACGCGTCCTTGAGTTCATCATACCTACGGCAGCGTAAATTGAACCTCAATCGCAGAATCTTCAGACATCAATTCCAGCCCATAATTCAGAAATAGGGAATGTTGGTCCTGCTTTTACTTGGCGCAGGGAATCTTTCAAATCTGCCAGAATTTGCTCGTTAGGTTCCGCTTCATCTACTTGCCTAAGCTCGTCTGTAAGAGCCTGCCACGATTTCAGAAGTTCTTCCCAAACCTCTAGAGGGACTAATACGCTTATCGTTTTACCCTGAGCATTAGTAACGTATTCCACTAGTTCACGAACGTCCGAGAGCGTCATTTCGCTATCCCTATTGCTACTCCGAATATGATAGCAACCGCAGTTTGTAAGCTGATGTGCATAAAACATCGCTCTTCTCAATCTCCCCGACTGGTGGTTGTCCGGTTGTGCGGTACGGAATACGGTTTGGCTTTGGCGATTGCCGGCGAGGCAATGATCGGTTGTGAGTTGCTAGGTGAATTTCCACATTGGAATTGCCGCTAGCGGTGGAATTAAAAGAAAGCCTATTCCTGTGCTGATGTTTGGGTGCTTCTTGATGAACTGTGTCGCTTTACTGAGCGTTGAGTGTTTCTCAACAGAATCTTTAGGTTGGGTTGACATTCCGTAGATTAGGCAATTTTCCTGTATCCACGATACATAATCTTCCCAAGCTCTGTACGTTCTACAAGGTTGGAGCAGAGCGATCGCACTTTCTTCCCTACGCTACTCCTCATCCTCGCCTGACTCATACATGTAGAACATGACAAATTCCTCAGCAGCAGCCGGATCGAGTTTCTGAAGTCCCCGCTTAATCTCAACTGCCGCCTCCGCTGAAGGATCTCTACTCTCGCTGACCCAACGACTTACGTTCGTGGGGTTGATTCCCATTGCGATCGCTAGTTGGTTTTGGCTAATGCCGTAAGTTTTCAACACCTGCCTGAGTGCTTTGCCTGCTTTTCCCATGCCTCAGATTCTGTCAGTATTACAACAGAGCGATCGCCCCATTAATTTCCCTCTTGAGGAGGGTTCTTCTCCATAGCTGCAACCAGTTCATCAATTTCCCTCTTGAGGAGGGTTCTTCTCCATAGCTGCAACCAGTTGATCAAGACTGCATTGAAGAATTTCCATCAGACGCTTAGTTTGAGTAAAGCTGAGGCGTGGCTCATCTTCCCCTATTGAAGATTGCTTTCCCGTTGCGGCAATCAGTTCATCAAGAGAGCATTGCAACCCATCCACCAGGTTTTTAGTCTGAATCAAGGTCAAATATGGCTCGTGTTCTCCTCTCTCCCAAGCGCTAACAGTCTTCACCGTCACGTCAAGAATATCAGCTAGCTTTCGCTGTGTCAGATTAGCACGCTGTCTTAGCTGTGCCAGCGTCAGTTGCTCATGCTTATTTTTTGATTGATCATCTTTATTTTTTACCATGCCCAGCTTATATGTTGCAGTTGAGCGATCGCACTTTCTTCCCCTATCCCTACTCCTCATTCTCAATCGACTCACCCAGATAAAGGCTAATAAACTCCTCAGCGGCAGATGGTTCGATTTTCCTTAAAGCTGCAACGATATCAGCAATGGTGTCACCCGTTGGGTCTATCTGTTCGTGATACCAGCGACCAACATTTGAGCGTCTAGTTTCCATTACTACTGCCAACCTATTTTGCGTAATTCCGTAGGTTTCTAAAACCTGCTTAAGGGCTTTGCCTACTTTTCCCATGCCCCTCTTCGCGAAGCGTGTCCCAAGGACATCGTGTCAGAGGCTGATGACTCCGTAAATGTCTCGTTTATGGAGACATGATGTAGACTTACAATGTCTCCATATGTGAGACATTCTTGTTAAGTAGAAACCATTACCCATGAAAAAATCCAAAGCGACGGAAGCACTCCGAGTCGCCGCAGAAATTGCTGCCATCAAAACAGCACTCCACAAACGCGGCTACCGACTTCGCAAACAACCCAAACAACCCGTCTGGAAAGTCATCATCACCCCCGAAATCTTCTACACGCTGACTTATCAACCAGCACCGATCAGCGCTTGGGTACTTCACCCGCAAGACAACGACACCCGACGCCACACACTTGAAAGCATCATTCAAAGCACCCTAAAAAAGCAACCTGCAAACCCGATTGGGAGGGCGTCATGACTTACTTAGAACGACTCAATCCCTGGTGTATCGTCCGCCCCTTCCCCAATATGCGAACCCTCATCGTCGGACGCTTTCGCCGTCGAGTAGATGCAGAAGGACACCTGCGAATTCTCAAGCAAATGATGCCAACCGTTCCCTTTGAAGTTGTTTTTGACGTAATGCCAGATGAGCTAGAAACCTGTGCCCTCAAGTCACCGGAGTAACCTCCTCACTAAAGCTCCGGCTCAATCCCCCCGAAAACGGCCGGGCTGATTCCTTCTTGTCCAAACTGCGAGGGACTTAAGTCCCTCGCTCATAGCCCAAGTCGTCTGAAGACGACTCAAAGAGGGATTGATAGTCCTCTTTATAGGACTTTCGCTATGAGACAGGGGTTTTAACCCCTGGCAGACTGCGCCACTCCCCTCGCTAACCGCAGCTTTAGTGAGGGGAGGGGTTCTTCCCAGATTCAAACCAGACTGCACCGACTCCACAACAACCATGAACGTCCTGCGCCACCACCGACTTGTCGAAATTCACGCACAACAACAAGCGTACTTACATCGTCACTCATCTAGATAACTTTTTCTTTTCCACGTCAGTCATTTGTAATAGAGTCTGTAAGATCAGACCCTCACTCACTTAAACCCTGGCGCGAATTTTTCTATCAAGTATGAACCCTTCATTGTTACCTCAAACCACTCAATCCCCTATAGATTCTGCCTTCAACCCTCTCCCGGATGTCTCCGTCGTTGTGCCAATCTACAATGAGGTGGAGAGTTTGCCTCACCTGATTGAGGCGATCGCATCCGCACTTAGCCCCACAGCACTCAACTACGAACTCATCTGTGTGGATGATGGCTCTAAAGATGGCTCAGCTGAACTGCTTAAACAACTAGCCCTAACCCATCCTCATTTACGTGCTGTCATTCTACGTCGCAACTACGGTCAAACCGCAGCCATGGCAGCCGGGTTTAAACATGCACGAGGTCGCACCCTTGTTACCTTAGATGGTGACTTGCAAAATGACCCGGCTGACATCCCCATGCTCATTGCCAAGCTAGACGAAGGCTATGACTTAGTCACCGGCTGGCGCAAGAATCGCCAGGATGCAGCCTTAACTCGATTACTACCGTCCAAAATTGCCAACTGGCTGATTCGACAAATTACTGGGGTACATGTTCAAGACTACGGCTGTTCTCTCAAAGCCTACCGTGCAGAACTCATCGCCGATATGAACCTCTACGGTGAGTTGCACCGATTCTTACCCGCCTTGGCGTTTATCGAAGGAGCAAGAATTACCGAGTTACCCGTGCGCCACCATGCTCGCCGTCACGGTAGCAGTAAATATGGATTAGGGCGTACCTTCCGGGTGGTACTGGATTTATTCACAATTTATTTTATGAAAAAATTCCTGACGCGACCCATGCATGTTTTTGGGTTATTAGGAATTATTTCAACAATGTCAGGGATCGGTTTAGGCGTGTATCTCACTATTCTCAAGCTGGGTTTTGGTGAAGACATTGGCAATCGACCCTTACTCATTTTGGCAGTCGTTTTGCTCTTAACCGGTATCCAACTGTTTTGCTTTGGTCTGTTGGGTGAGCTATTAATGCGAACTTATCACGAATCTCAAGGAAGACCAATCTATCGGGTGAGGGAAGTGGTTGAGTCTAATGTTACAAAATATAAAGAGGGAGAATAAACCCGCTTGAAGTTTGCGGGAAAACCAGGTGTGTGAAAATTTTTAGTACCCTTGAACCGCAAGCCCGAAAAAATTTAGTCTTTTTATTTGTTGCTGGTCTCCTGTTTTGGGCGAGTTTGGCTAGTTTACTGCCGACACTGCCCCTTTATGTGGAAGATGTAGGCGGTACAAAGCAGCAAATTGGTGTGGTGATCGGTGCGTTTGCGATCGGGCTACTGCTGTTTCGTCCGTGGTTGGGCAAGTTATCGGATCGCCGCAGTCGCAAGCTAGTGCTGCTGATTGGTTATGTGGTAGTTGCTATCGCGCCGTTAGGCTACTTAGTTGCCAAATCAATTCCTCTATTAATGTTGATTCGGGTGTTTCACGGCATTAGCATTGCAGCTTATACTACCGGTAGCAGTGCTCTCGTCGTGGACTTGTCGCCCGTGGAAAAGCGAGGGGAGGTGATTGGCTACATGAGTTTAACCAATCCCATTGGGATGGCAATTGGGCCTGCGATGGGCACCTTTCTCCAAGCCAGAATGGGCTACATGCCTTTGTTTCTGTTCTCGTTTGCGATGGGATTGCTTGGTTTATTCGTGGCGTTCCAGGTTCAAGAACCTCGCCTGATTCAGCCGCCTGGTGGGAAACTGAGCATGGATGCTCCAACTAACGCCTCGTCAGTGAAGCCTGATGACGATCAATTCTGGCAACTCCTCGGCAGTCCTCGTCTGCGGATTCCTACCTTGGTTATGCTGCTGACCGGTTTAGTTTTTGGGGCACTCGGCACCTTTGTGGCGCTGTATATCCGAGAATCCGGGATTGATTTTGATGCGGGATGGTTTTATACTGCCGCTGCCATGTCCAGTTTTTGCAGTCGCTTTTTCACGGGACAGGCGAGCGATCGCTATGGTCGAGGATTATTTATCACAGTAAGCTTAGTATTTTATAGCCTGTCGATGCTGCTACTTTCCCAAGCACAGAGTCCAGTTTCCTTTTTGCTGGCCGGTTTTTTAGAGGGGGTGGCGAGTGGAACCTTGATTCCCAGTATGATTGCCCTGATTTCTGACCGTTCTCAAGCTCATGAACGCGGACGAGTTTTCTCCTTATGCCTGGGTGGACTGGATATGGGAATTGCGATCGCAGGACCAGTTCTGGGTACGTTTGCCCAACAGATAGGCTATCAAGGTATCTTTGCCCTTACCTGCGGTATAGCTTTCCTCGCTCTGCTCATTTTCATTACCCAGAATAGTAAGGATTTACGCCATTCTCTCCGATTTGCTACGGGGCGCGAACGGGATATTTATGCTTTATAGCAGAAGGTAGAAGGTAGATGGCAGATGGTAGATGGCAGATGGCAGATGGCAGATGGGAAAGAATTGACGGGTATTAGTTTGAGTATGTGGCGAGTGTCAAGAGTCGCCTTGGCAACTGACTATAGCTATGTAAGCTGTATTTTGCCGTGAACGACTTCAGCGCCAGCCAAACCAACGCAGGACAGGCACTAGGATGTAATAACTTACTCCCATCCAGAAGGCTAGGATGACGCCCCAGAGACCAAAAAAAGCAACGGTATAAATGAAATTCCCAGAGTGAGAGAATATATCAATCAGCAAGGCCGCAGGTAATACATTGAACCAGACTAAACCCCCAAATAGGGTTCCTGTACCCAAGGCGGCAACGAAGGCGTGAACGAGGTAATGGCTGGGTAATCCCAGTCCTAGTACTAAAGGCAGAACCCCAACCGCCGTCACCAATCCTAGCAAGCGTTCTGGTAATGCAACAGTTCCTGTAGCTTGCCAAATAAACCAACTTATGGTATATCCGACAATGCCGGTAATAGCAGATACGATAAAGCGTCGCTCTTGACCAAAGCCCCCTGCGAGGGTCAACCCCCAGGCAGTAGACCATCCGGCGATCGCAAACATCAGCATTCCTCGCCATTCTGTAATTTGCAGTTGGGGAAAGAAAAGCCACTGTTGGGAGGCGATCCAAGTTGCCAAGCGATCGCCGACGATAGTCCCATTGATCAAAGCAAACCCAAGGGCAGCACCTGTAGTCGCACCAAGTCCCCCTAACACCATCTCCAAGGTAGTGTCCAGACAGGCGAAGACGATGCGAGTGACTACACCAAACACAAAACGCACGAGGCTGATTGTGCCTTGACCGAATGCACTAAGCACACTTTCCGCTATCGCCAGTCCCTGAGCGAGGGTCGTTGTGACCAAATCCGAGAAGGACACGGCGGGTCGTGAAGTGGACGGCCTCCTGATCGGAGCACTCCAATCCAAACGCCGCTGAATTTCAGCCACTGTGGCTGGGCGTTGTTGGGGGTCGAGGCGTACCAGGTCATCGAGTAAGCCAGCCAGGGCAGGGGTTACGACCGCTTGAGAGCGCCAGCGCAACTCTCCCGTTTCCGGGTCTTGTAAATCCTCCAATTCCTGACCTGTGAGTAACTGAATCATGGTTCGACCCAGTGCGTAGAAATCCGCCGTTGGCCCGACGGCTTCCCCTGTAATCTGCTCCGGTGGACTATAACCGGGAGAAACCAAACGTGTCGAAACCTTCTGAGAACCCAGCGACATCGAGCCGAATTGTTTTGCACCCCCAAAATCAATCGTCACCAACTGACCCGTTCCCTCACGCAGCATCAAGTTGGAGGGTTTGATATCCCGGTGAATAATTCCACAACGGTGTAACTCTCCTAAAATCTCCACAGCTTGGCCAATCCAATCCCGCACGACTTGCTCCGAACACCCTTGAGGGTGGTCGTTGAAAACATCCTGCAACGTCTGACCGTTGATTTTTTCCATCACCAGGCAGGAGAGTAATCGCTCTGAGGAATATCCCAGGCTCACCGTAAAATAGCTATCTGGCTCAACTCTGGGGATACCAGGATGCTTCAAACGTTGTAAAACCGATGCCTCTTGCTCGAATAGCTGTAATGCCTTGGGGGCAGTTTCGACTAAAACCTTCAGCACCTGCTCCTTGTTCCGTGCCATATCCCAGATGGTGTAGATGGCAGCAAAACCTCCTGTCCCCAACTTCTGGAGAGGAATGTAGCGATTATTCAACAGCAGAGCAGCTCCACAGCCATTACAAAACTTATTCCCCCAAGGCTGTGGATAGGGGCGGGGACAATCAGGGTTAATACAGTGAACCGCCTGGGCAACAGACTGATGCACAACGACCTAGATACACAGTGCCCCTCGATTCTACACAACCAGGAGGGGGCAATGAAGGTTAAAGGATGAAGTCTGTTAGCGTAGCGCGGCGTTAGCCCCGGATGAAAAAATATTTTCTTTCACGTTGGTGCTGTTCCCCTGCGCCCCCGCTCCCCTGCATGAAAAATAGGTAGAGGTAGTTACAAACTTTTGCCAAGCTGCACTAGTGGGTGCTGAGAACGGTTTGTAGATTCTTCAACAATTCATTTGACGTGTAAGGTTTGGGCAAAAAAGTTTTGACACAACTCCCAACAAGCTCAATCATTTTATGGTTTGATACCAATCCACTGACACCAATAATCTTGACCTGGGGATTCATTTTTTGTAGCACCCGAATGGTTGTTGGCCCATCCATCGACGGCATCATCATATCAATCAAAACCGCCCTGATTTCTTCCTTATGTTCCGTATACAGAGCAAGAGCTTCAATCCCATCACTTGCGACTAAAACTTTGTAGCCATTGGCTTCTAGCAAGGTTTTACTAACCTCACGAATCGATTCTTCGTCATCCACCAAGAGAATTAATTCTCCATGCCCTGCTAATAATTCATGATGATCGGTTTGTATCCCATCAGTTTCCCTGCTTTGTGTAACGGGTAAGTAGACCTTAAACTCTGTTCCTTTCCCGACTTGGCTATCGACATTCACGAAACCACCGTGGCTTTTGATAATGCCGATCGCGGTTGAAAGACCCAGTCCTGTTCCTTTACCCAAATCTTTGGTTGTGAAAAAAGGCTCAAAAATTTTATCAATGATTTCTCTAGAAATACCGCTTCCTGTATCCGTTACTGTAATGACCACATAAGGCCCAACTTTAGCATCCAAATTGATCCGGGCATAACTCTCATCAACCCACAAATTGGCAGCCGAAATCTTCAGAATCCCGCCTTCTGACATGGCGTCACGGGCATTAACGCAGAGGTTCATGAGTACCTGATGCAATTGAGTTGCTTCTCCCCGAATCGTCCAAAGATTTTGCGCGGGTAGATCGGTGTGAATCTCAATCGCTCTGGAAAAGGTTTGTTTGACAATCTGCTCAATTTCTGAAATTAATTTCTCTACCTTTAGAGTGCTGCGCCGACCTTCAAGTCCTCGTGAAAACAATAGGACTTGTCTAACCAAATCTGCCCCCCGTCTAACATTGGTTTCCATGATGGAAAGCCACTCTTGGCTCTGCTCGTCGTGAAGTTTGGTTTCTAACAGTTGAACGGTCATCATAATCGGGGTCAGGGCATTGTTGAGGTCGTGGGCAATGCCACTGGCTAAGGTTCCCAGACTCTCCATGCGCTGAGCTCGGAGAAACTGGGCTTCGAGTTGTTTTTTCTCGGTAACGTCGGTGTTGACGGTGAGGATGGATGTGGGTACCCCCTGTTCATCACAGACTAAAGTCCAGCGTGTCGCCACGACAATTTCCTTCCCTTGTTTGGTGACATGACGTAACTCACCCTGCCAAGAGCCACACTCAGCCAGAAGTTGCGAGGGATTTTCAATATCACATAGTGCTTCCCGATACAAGAGTTTCAGGGCATGTTTGCCGATCGCTTCTTCGGCTGTCCAACCATAAACTTGTTCCGCCCCTTTGTTCCAAAATAGAATTTGGTTATCCAAGTCTTGAACAAGAATCGCATCCGTGGTGATATCAAGCAAGGCGGCTTGTTCACGGATTTTCTGTTCCGAGAGATGGCGCTGTTGGATTTCTTTTTCCAGACGCTGATTTTGTTCTTGGAGGGTTTTCATCAAGTTACGCAGACGCAACTGGAGCTGGACACGCGCTAAAACCTCTTCATGCTGA of the Allocoleopsis franciscana PCC 7113 genome contains:
- a CDS encoding MFS transporter, encoding MKIFSTLEPQARKNLVFLFVAGLLFWASLASLLPTLPLYVEDVGGTKQQIGVVIGAFAIGLLLFRPWLGKLSDRRSRKLVLLIGYVVVAIAPLGYLVAKSIPLLMLIRVFHGISIAAYTTGSSALVVDLSPVEKRGEVIGYMSLTNPIGMAIGPAMGTFLQARMGYMPLFLFSFAMGLLGLFVAFQVQEPRLIQPPGGKLSMDAPTNASSVKPDDDQFWQLLGSPRLRIPTLVMLLTGLVFGALGTFVALYIRESGIDFDAGWFYTAAAMSSFCSRFFTGQASDRYGRGLFITVSLVFYSLSMLLLSQAQSPVSFLLAGFLEGVASGTLIPSMIALISDRSQAHERGRVFSLCLGGLDMGIAIAGPVLGTFAQQIGYQGIFALTCGIAFLALLIFITQNSKDLRHSLRFATGRERDIYAL
- a CDS encoding serine/threonine protein kinase, translating into MHQSVAQAVHCINPDCPRPYPQPWGNKFCNGCGAALLLNNRYIPLQKLGTGGFAAIYTIWDMARNKEQVLKVLVETAPKALQLFEQEASVLQRLKHPGIPRVEPDSYFTVSLGYSSERLLSCLVMEKINGQTLQDVFNDHPQGCSEQVVRDWIGQAVEILGELHRCGIIHRDIKPSNLMLREGTGQLVTIDFGGAKQFGSMSLGSQKVSTRLVSPGYSPPEQITGEAVGPTADFYALGRTMIQLLTGQELEDLQDPETGELRWRSQAVVTPALAGLLDDLVRLDPQQRPATVAEIQRRLDWSAPIRRPSTSRPAVSFSDLVTTTLAQGLAIAESVLSAFGQGTISLVRFVFGVVTRIVFACLDTTLEMVLGGLGATTGAALGFALINGTIVGDRLATWIASQQWLFFPQLQITEWRGMLMFAIAGWSTAWGLTLAGGFGQERRFIVSAITGIVGYTISWFIWQATGTVALPERLLGLVTAVGVLPLVLGLGLPSHYLVHAFVAALGTGTLFGGLVWFNVLPAALLIDIFSHSGNFIYTVAFFGLWGVILAFWMGVSYYILVPVLRWFGWR
- a CDS encoding ATP-binding response regulator, with product MSADPTNQSVILIVDDTPTNLEMLFDFLGLAGFKVLIAEDGESAIERAEYAPPDLILLDVLMPEMDGFETCRRLKANELTKDIPVIFMTALSETTDKVKGLNLGAVDYITKPLQHEEVLARVQLQLRLRNLMKTLQEQNQRLEKEIQQRHLSEQKIREQAALLDITTDAILVQDLDNQILFWNKGAEQVYGWTAEEAIGKHALKLLYREALCDIENPSQLLAECGSWQGELRHVTKQGKEIVVATRWTLVCDEQGVPTSILTVNTDVTEKKQLEAQFLRAQRMESLGTLASGIAHDLNNALTPIMMTVQLLETKLHDEQSQEWLSIMETNVRRGADLVRQVLLFSRGLEGRRSTLKVEKLISEIEQIVKQTFSRAIEIHTDLPAQNLWTIRGEATQLHQVLMNLCVNARDAMSEGGILKISAANLWVDESYARINLDAKVGPYVVITVTDTGSGISREIIDKIFEPFFTTKDLGKGTGLGLSTAIGIIKSHGGFVNVDSQVGKGTEFKVYLPVTQSRETDGIQTDHHELLAGHGELILLVDDEESIREVSKTLLEANGYKVLVASDGIEALALYTEHKEEIRAVLIDMMMPSMDGPTTIRVLQKMNPQVKIIGVSGLVSNHKMIELVGSCVKTFLPKPYTSNELLKNLQTVLSTH